The Zonotrichia albicollis isolate bZonAlb1 chromosome 6, bZonAlb1.hap1, whole genome shotgun sequence genome window below encodes:
- the LOC141729244 gene encoding uncharacterized protein LOC141729244, whose product MLYTVSSSKPASTGSELLDILLPKSKNPEKLGSSERGRGALAGRSGLPLGLCPRGGARAPRLARWGRGASGEPRQARAFLRAQWSPLSLPRGGLGQSRDFLCARWSPALPAAWGQSRGSLCARWSPALPAERRPGGRAGALCAFSGAPLSPLMRGPGAALEERTRTIRERLMARPLGFRGFLARRFRGCPAPLPAASQPSNPGT is encoded by the exons ATGCTCTACACTGTTTCATCTTCCAAGCCAGCTTCCACAGGAAGTGAGCTGCTGGACATCCTCCTTCCCAAGTCAAAGAACCCAGAGAAATTG GGCTCCTCGGAGCGAGGGCGCGGAGCTCTCGCGGGCCGCTCGGGGCTGCCGCTCGGCCTCTGCCCACGGGGCGGCGCCAGAGCACCGCGCTTGGCGCGCTGGGGCCGCGGAGCCTCCGGAGAGCCGCGGCAGGCCCGGGCTTTCCTGCGCGCTCAGTGGAGCccgctctccctgccaaggggCGGCCTGGGGCAGAGTCGGGACTTCCTGTGCGCTCGGTGGAGCCCTGCTCTCCCCGCGGCctgggggcagagccggggctcCCTGTGCGCTCGGTGGAGCCCTGCTCTCCCCGCTGAGCGGCGGCctgggggcagagccggggctcTCTGTGCCTTCAGTGGAGCCCCGCTCTCCCCGCTGATGCGCGgcccgggggcagcgctggAGGAGAGGACACGCACCATTAGGGAGCGGCTGATGGCCCGGCCGCTGGGCTTTCGCGGCTTCCTGGCGCGGCGGTTccggggctgccctgctccGCTCCCTGCGGCGTCGCAGCCGTCGAACCCGGG AACCTGA